A genomic stretch from Erwinia sp. E_sp_B01_1 includes:
- a CDS encoding RidA family protein, with protein sequence MTIERLDPEHRMSEAVIHNDTIYYTSVPENLDEDAEAQTANALAVIDKILARAGSDKSKILDATIFLVFKEDFQAMNRAWDAWVSPGNAPVRCTVKAELMNPKYLVEIKIIAAK encoded by the coding sequence ATGACTATTGAACGCCTTGATCCAGAACACCGCATGTCAGAAGCTGTGATCCACAACGACACGATCTATTACACCAGCGTGCCGGAGAATCTTGATGAAGATGCCGAAGCGCAAACGGCTAATGCGCTGGCCGTGATCGATAAGATCCTGGCACGGGCAGGCTCAGACAAAAGCAAGATTCTGGATGCGACCATTTTCCTGGTCTTTAAGGAAGATTTTCAGGCTATGAACCGCGCCTGGGATGCCTGGGTTTCACCGGGTAATGCGCCCGTGCGTTGTACTGTAAAGGCTGAGCTGATGAACCCGAAATATCTGGTAGAAATCAAAATTATTGCGGCTAAGTAA
- a CDS encoding YoaH family protein, whose protein sequence is MITGLPALSYEQQQQAVERIQQLMAEGMSSGQAIQLVAAEIRETHTGEMIPARFDDEDDEEQDPEEYVDRDDDEDEEEDY, encoded by the coding sequence ATGATTACTGGTTTACCGGCGCTCTCCTATGAGCAGCAGCAACAGGCGGTTGAACGCATCCAGCAACTGATGGCGGAAGGCATGAGCAGCGGACAGGCTATTCAACTGGTGGCGGCAGAAATCCGCGAGACGCATACCGGCGAAATGATCCCTGCACGTTTCGACGATGAAGATGATGAAGAACAGGATCCTGAAGAATATGTCGATCGTGATGATGACGAGGACGAAGAAGAGGATTACTAA